In Methanosarcina barkeri MS, a single window of DNA contains:
- the mutS gene encoding DNA mismatch repair protein MutS translates to MTEMMTPAMRQYYEAKQAYPDTLIFFRMGDFYESFGEDAKTIAKELEITLTARGKDKSGERMPLAGIPYHAIDTYLPRLITKGYKVAICEQLEDPKKAKGIVKRGVVRVVTPGTAIDSSMFSDASNNYLMAVAGREIGKPGKNAENEFEIGVSFLDISTGEFLTTQFRDSENFEKLLSELARMRPSECILPSSLYENTALAERLRAQTIVEEFAPDISGSKEAGERLKKHFRVATLEGMGCENLDFAVYSAWAALEYAQTTQMRELTHINTLRTYSNSEFMILDSVTLRNLEIVKNVRDEGDENSLYRILNSTKTPMGSRTLKKWLLKPLLSVEKINHRLDAVEELTAKPLLRYDLRNWLSDVRDIERLVGRVVYGNSNARDLVALKKSLEALTPVRDSLLENIESTILNDIAVGLASFSELENLAEMIDRAIVDEPPISVREGGMIKSGYNTELDELKDIASNSRQWIANFQQKERERSGIKSLKVGYNKVFGYYIEVTNANSSQVPDDYIRKQTMANAERFFTPELKEKESLILTANEKAIALEYEIFTEIVQTLSAHSRELQETAERIGTLDVLANLAEVAENNNYIRPQLTDDCKILIRDGRHPVVENTVHGGFVPNDTEMDCKENQFLLVTGPNMAGKSTYMRQTALIAIMAQVGSFVPASYASIGIIDQVFTRIGAFDDLASGQSTFMVEMVELANILNNASPRSLVLLDEIGRGTSTYDGYSIAKAVVEFLHNRGKVGVRALFATHYHQLTALEEKLKRVKNYHVAVKEEGHELVFLRKIVPGATDRSYGIQVARLAGVPEKVIERANEILKELERENVLEEVEDGKNGKKRKSKATARYTQMMLFDPGDSGGNAAKVNRPSPLETALRKLNVEEMTPIEALNKLHELKRLLD, encoded by the coding sequence ATGACTGAAATGATGACCCCTGCAATGCGCCAGTACTACGAAGCCAAGCAGGCATATCCTGACACACTTATCTTCTTCCGTATGGGAGACTTCTACGAATCTTTTGGAGAAGACGCAAAAACTATTGCAAAAGAACTCGAGATCACGCTTACAGCTCGTGGCAAAGACAAATCAGGAGAGAGAATGCCGCTTGCAGGAATACCCTACCATGCAATTGACACCTATCTACCGAGGCTTATAACTAAAGGGTATAAAGTGGCAATTTGCGAACAGCTTGAAGACCCGAAAAAGGCAAAGGGAATTGTAAAAAGAGGTGTTGTCAGGGTTGTCACGCCAGGTACGGCAATTGATTCTTCCATGTTTTCAGATGCCTCAAACAATTACCTCATGGCAGTTGCTGGGAGAGAAATAGGAAAGCCCGGGAAAAATGCTGAAAACGAATTCGAAATTGGGGTGTCGTTTCTCGACATTTCTACTGGTGAATTCCTTACAACACAATTCAGAGACTCAGAAAATTTTGAAAAGCTTCTAAGCGAGCTTGCTCGCATGCGGCCTTCAGAATGCATTCTGCCTTCGTCCCTGTATGAAAACACCGCCCTTGCCGAGCGGCTGAGAGCCCAAACGATTGTGGAGGAATTTGCCCCCGATATTTCAGGATCAAAGGAAGCTGGAGAAAGGTTGAAAAAACATTTCAGGGTTGCAACCCTTGAGGGCATGGGCTGTGAGAACCTGGATTTTGCAGTGTATTCGGCCTGGGCTGCCCTGGAATATGCACAGACTACGCAGATGCGGGAGCTTACCCATATCAATACCCTGAGAACCTACTCAAATTCCGAATTTATGATCCTTGATTCCGTCACCCTGCGTAATCTCGAAATTGTAAAAAACGTGCGAGATGAAGGGGACGAAAATTCCCTTTACCGCATTCTGAATAGTACGAAAACGCCGATGGGAAGCCGTACCCTTAAAAAGTGGCTTTTGAAACCTTTGCTTTCCGTAGAAAAAATCAACCATCGGCTAGATGCTGTCGAAGAACTGACAGCAAAGCCTCTGCTCCGTTATGATCTCCGGAACTGGCTTTCAGATGTCAGGGATATAGAACGTCTTGTAGGCAGGGTAGTATATGGGAATTCAAATGCAAGAGACCTTGTAGCCCTGAAAAAATCCCTTGAAGCTCTGACTCCTGTCCGGGATTCCCTTCTAGAAAACATTGAATCCACAATTTTAAATGATATTGCAGTCGGACTTGCATCGTTTTCCGAACTTGAAAATCTGGCTGAAATGATAGATAGAGCGATCGTTGATGAGCCTCCGATCTCAGTTCGGGAAGGAGGCATGATAAAGTCTGGATACAATACAGAACTCGATGAACTCAAGGATATTGCAAGTAACAGCAGGCAGTGGATTGCAAATTTTCAGCAGAAGGAAAGAGAAAGAAGCGGCATAAAGTCCCTGAAAGTGGGATATAATAAAGTTTTTGGGTATTATATAGAAGTAACAAATGCCAACAGCAGTCAGGTGCCTGACGATTATATCAGAAAACAAACCATGGCAAATGCCGAGCGCTTTTTTACCCCTGAACTCAAGGAAAAAGAAAGCCTTATCCTGACAGCCAATGAAAAAGCTATAGCTCTCGAGTACGAAATCTTTACAGAAATTGTGCAGACCCTTTCAGCCCATTCAAGAGAACTTCAAGAAACTGCCGAAAGAATAGGCACGCTTGACGTCCTTGCGAATCTGGCTGAAGTAGCAGAAAATAACAATTATATCAGGCCCCAGCTTACTGATGACTGCAAGATCCTTATCCGGGATGGGAGGCATCCGGTAGTTGAAAACACCGTACATGGTGGCTTTGTCCCGAACGATACCGAAATGGACTGCAAGGAAAACCAGTTTTTGCTAGTAACAGGCCCGAATATGGCAGGCAAGTCCACTTACATGCGTCAGACTGCCCTTATAGCTATTATGGCTCAGGTTGGTTCTTTTGTTCCTGCATCCTATGCTTCAATAGGGATTATTGATCAGGTATTTACAAGAATTGGGGCATTTGACGACCTTGCAAGCGGGCAGAGTACCTTTATGGTAGAAATGGTTGAGCTTGCAAATATCCTGAATAATGCAAGTCCAAGAAGTCTTGTGCTTCTTGATGAGATCGGCAGGGGAACAAGTACCTATGATGGGTACAGCATTGCAAAAGCTGTTGTGGAATTCCTGCATAACCGGGGGAAAGTGGGAGTAAGGGCTCTATTTGCAACTCATTACCACCAGCTCACAGCCCTTGAAGAGAAATTAAAAAGGGTCAAAAATTATCATGTTGCAGTAAAAGAAGAAGGTCATGAGTTAGTTTTCCTGCGAAAGATCGTGCCGGGTGCAACAGACAGGAGTTATGGAATCCAGGTTGCAAGACTTGCAGGCGTTCCGGAAAAAGTAATAGAAAGGGCAAATGAAATTCTTAAAGAACTCGAAAGAGAGAACGTGCTCGAAGAGGTTGAAGACGGCAAGAACGGGAAAAAGAGAAAAAGCAAGGCTACAGCGCGTTATACCCAGATGATGCTTTTTGACCCTGGAGACAGCGGCGGAAATGCAGCAAAGGTAAACAGGCCCAGCCCCTTAGAAACAGCTCTTCGAAAACTGAATGTGGAAGAAATGACGCCAATAGAAGCCCTGAACAAGCTTCATGAGCTCAAAAGGCTGCTGGATTGA
- a CDS encoding dihydroorotate dehydrogenase electron transfer subunit, with amino-acid sequence MLPLNATIVQINEESPAVRTFFFDFQFETMKPGQFVMVWVRGVDEVPMGLSSKNSITVQKVGEATSKLFELKEGDSFGLRGPFGNGFSLPSEGEKTLVIAGGVGAAPLAPYAEAARSVGSEVHTVLGARSAGDLLFEKRFAEAGEVYISTDDGSKGTKGFVTDVLNSLNLSVYDRIAVCGPEIMISSVFRLLKERQVLEKSEFSLQRYFKCGIGVCGACCIDKSGLRVCRDGPVFSGVQLLDSELGKYARDASGRRVKI; translated from the coding sequence ATGCTTCCTCTTAATGCTACAATAGTACAGATAAATGAAGAATCTCCTGCGGTCAGAACTTTCTTCTTTGATTTCCAGTTTGAGACTATGAAACCCGGCCAGTTTGTAATGGTCTGGGTCAGGGGCGTGGACGAAGTACCCATGGGCCTCTCAAGTAAAAATTCCATAACTGTCCAGAAAGTGGGAGAGGCAACTTCAAAGCTTTTTGAGTTGAAAGAAGGAGATTCTTTCGGGCTCAGAGGACCTTTTGGAAATGGTTTTTCTCTGCCTTCGGAGGGAGAAAAAACTCTAGTTATTGCAGGTGGAGTTGGAGCTGCTCCCCTTGCTCCTTATGCCGAGGCAGCGCGGAGTGTAGGCTCGGAAGTTCATACAGTGCTTGGAGCGCGGAGTGCAGGCGACCTGCTTTTTGAAAAGCGCTTTGCAGAAGCAGGTGAGGTCTACATTTCTACGGATGACGGCTCAAAGGGAACAAAGGGTTTTGTGACTGATGTGCTCAATAGCCTCAACCTTTCGGTTTATGACAGAATTGCAGTCTGCGGGCCGGAGATTATGATATCTTCGGTTTTCAGGCTCCTTAAAGAGAGACAGGTTCTTGAAAAGTCTGAGTTCAGCCTTCAACGTTATTTCAAATGCGGTATAGGAGTCTGTGGGGCATGCTGTATAGACAAGTCCGGGCTCAGGGTTTGCAGGGACGGACCTGTGTTTTCAGGTGTGCAGCTCCTGGATTCCGAACTGGGAAAATATGCACGGGATGCCAGTGGGCGAAGAGTTAAAATTTAA
- a CDS encoding dihydroorotate dehydrogenase, translating into MYTLTGLKLKNPTILAAGILGTTGASLCRVAHEGGAGAVVTKSIGPIPKTGHPNPSMVKLDCGFLNAMGLPNPSYPSFFQELEIAKKDSGVPVIASIFGGSPAEFKEVAKGLLPAKPDAFELNVSCPHAEGYGAAVGSNPCLVEAITAAVKDIVSVPVWVKLTPNVSDITCIGNAAEAGGADAVVAINTLKGMAIDIESGYPVLGNRSGGLSGKAVKPVAVKCVYDLYTALEIPVIGVGGVSSWQDAIEMMMAGAAVVQVGSAVYDRLDVFSEISTGIEAFLQRKGYSDVKELIGLAHEMV; encoded by the coding sequence ATGTATACTCTTACCGGACTTAAACTGAAGAACCCAACCATTCTTGCAGCCGGGATACTGGGCACAACCGGCGCATCGCTTTGCAGGGTTGCACATGAAGGAGGAGCTGGGGCAGTTGTGACCAAATCCATAGGTCCTATACCTAAAACCGGGCATCCCAACCCAAGCATGGTCAAACTTGACTGTGGATTTTTGAATGCTATGGGACTTCCGAACCCTTCCTATCCCAGCTTTTTCCAGGAACTCGAAATTGCAAAAAAGGACTCCGGAGTCCCAGTAATCGCAAGCATCTTCGGCGGAAGTCCTGCTGAATTTAAGGAAGTTGCCAAGGGTCTGCTCCCTGCGAAACCCGATGCTTTTGAGCTAAATGTGAGCTGTCCTCATGCAGAAGGATACGGAGCAGCAGTTGGCTCTAACCCCTGCCTTGTGGAAGCAATTACGGCCGCAGTAAAAGATATAGTGAGTGTGCCTGTGTGGGTTAAGCTTACACCTAATGTTTCTGATATTACGTGCATAGGAAATGCAGCAGAAGCAGGGGGAGCAGATGCGGTTGTTGCAATTAATACCTTAAAAGGGATGGCTATAGATATAGAGTCAGGATATCCGGTCCTGGGGAACCGTTCAGGTGGGCTTTCAGGAAAAGCCGTCAAGCCTGTAGCTGTCAAATGTGTTTATGACCTTTATACTGCTCTGGAGATCCCTGTAATAGGGGTAGGGGGAGTATCTTCCTGGCAGGACGCGATAGAAATGATGATGGCAGGGGCTGCGGTTGTCCAGGTAGGATCGGCTGTTTACGACAGGCTTGATGTATTCTCCGAGATCAGTACAGGTATCGAAGCTTTTCTACAGAGGAAAGGCTATTCGGATGTAAAAGAATTAATAGGGCTTGCCCATGAGATGGTCTGA
- a CDS encoding DUF1129 domain-containing protein, whose translation MKTETKILNQENNELDKRLTKENNVVMTDMVCYLRLANISEHDQEVVRQDLLQMVLSAQERGEDINTLIGEDYKYFCDEVIAALPQKNQKERVLDLIDTLLLSTFILGVIHIVISKETMKLIYNAVTGQQLNFQISISGGDLLSYVIIIATVFLIVHVIGKNLLKPEKKHNQSKIKKFIIGGAIGGGLMAVFLIIAWVGRQTLFTVNIFTACVFILGLYIAHKLLQELIIT comes from the coding sequence ATGAAGACTGAGACAAAAATACTGAATCAAGAAAATAATGAGCTGGATAAGCGGTTAACCAAAGAAAACAATGTTGTCATGACCGACATGGTATGCTACCTGCGCCTTGCAAACATTTCAGAGCATGATCAGGAAGTTGTAAGGCAGGATTTGCTACAAATGGTCCTGTCCGCTCAAGAACGTGGCGAAGATATTAATACACTGATCGGTGAAGACTATAAATATTTCTGTGATGAGGTAATAGCCGCACTACCACAGAAAAACCAAAAAGAGAGAGTCCTGGATCTTATTGATACACTTCTTTTGTCCACATTCATTCTTGGAGTAATCCATATTGTCATTTCCAAAGAAACGATGAAATTAATTTATAATGCAGTAACAGGTCAACAGTTGAATTTTCAGATTTCTATTTCTGGCGGTGATTTGTTATCCTATGTTATTATCATTGCAACTGTTTTTCTTATTGTTCATGTTATTGGCAAAAATTTACTAAAGCCAGAAAAAAAGCATAATCAAAGTAAGATAAAAAAGTTCATAATAGGTGGAGCTATAGGCGGAGGCCTAATGGCTGTCTTTTTAATAATTGCATGGGTTGGCAGGCAAACACTCTTTACAGTTAATATATTTACTGCATGTGTATTTATCTTAGGGCTATATATTGCGCATAAACTTCTTCAAGAACTCATCATAACGTAA
- a CDS encoding glutamate--tRNA ligase, with translation MTLSPEDLKTIEKYAYQNAVKYGKAPQPKAVMGKVMGECPQLRSDPNAVSEALKVIIPEIAKGNPETWEAKLSEIAPELIEALSVKKEPDKGLKPLEGAENGKVVMRFAPNPNGPATLGSARGMVVNSEYVKMYGGKFVLRFDDTDPDIKRPLLQAYDWYLDDFKWLGVVPDQVVYASDHFPMYYDYARKLIEMGKAYVCFCKGGDFKRFKDAKQACPHRDTSPEENLMHWEKMLAGEYEDQQAVLRIKTDIKHKDPALRDWGAFRIRKMSHPRPEIGNKYIVWPLLDFAGAIEDHELGMTHIIRGKDLIDSEKRQGYIYKYFGWKYPRTTNWGRVKIHEFGKFSTSTLRKAIEAGEYSGWDDPRLPTIRAIRRRGIQAEALKKFMIEMGVGMTDVSISMESLYAENRKIVDPIANRYFFVWNPVELEITDAEPTVAKLPLHPTDHKRGFREIAVGNKVLVCTEDVEKLEVGSIIRLKDFCNIEITSLSPLQAKLSDVSLEALKKAKAKIIHWVPLDGINVKVRGPEGDLNGIGEQGIATELDNIVQFERFGFCRIDTVSEEEIVAYFAHK, from the coding sequence ATGACTTTAAGTCCTGAAGATCTTAAGACAATTGAAAAATACGCCTATCAAAATGCTGTAAAATATGGGAAAGCCCCCCAACCCAAAGCTGTAATGGGCAAAGTAATGGGGGAGTGCCCTCAACTCAGATCCGACCCAAATGCAGTATCTGAGGCTCTTAAAGTTATTATTCCCGAGATTGCAAAGGGAAATCCTGAAACCTGGGAGGCAAAGCTTTCGGAAATTGCCCCTGAACTTATTGAAGCCCTTAGCGTAAAAAAGGAACCTGATAAAGGCTTAAAACCTCTTGAAGGAGCAGAAAATGGCAAGGTTGTAATGCGTTTTGCCCCGAATCCAAACGGGCCTGCAACCCTTGGCAGTGCAAGAGGCATGGTAGTTAATTCCGAATATGTGAAAATGTACGGAGGAAAATTTGTCCTGCGTTTCGATGATACCGATCCTGATATAAAACGACCTTTGCTTCAAGCTTATGACTGGTATCTTGATGACTTCAAATGGCTCGGGGTTGTGCCTGACCAGGTTGTCTATGCTTCTGATCATTTTCCTATGTATTACGATTACGCAAGAAAACTTATCGAGATGGGAAAGGCTTATGTCTGCTTCTGTAAAGGAGGAGATTTCAAGCGGTTTAAGGATGCAAAGCAGGCCTGCCCACACAGGGATACAAGCCCTGAAGAAAACCTTATGCACTGGGAGAAGATGCTTGCCGGGGAATATGAAGACCAGCAGGCAGTACTGAGGATCAAGACCGATATAAAGCACAAGGATCCTGCACTGAGGGACTGGGGAGCATTCAGGATAAGAAAGATGTCGCATCCCCGCCCTGAAATTGGGAACAAGTACATTGTCTGGCCACTTCTTGATTTTGCAGGGGCCATCGAAGACCACGAACTGGGAATGACCCATATCATCCGGGGTAAAGACCTTATAGACAGCGAAAAGCGGCAGGGTTATATCTACAAATACTTCGGCTGGAAATACCCGAGAACAACCAACTGGGGCAGGGTCAAGATCCACGAATTTGGAAAGTTCAGTACGAGTACCCTGAGAAAAGCTATTGAAGCAGGAGAATACAGCGGCTGGGATGACCCGAGGCTTCCAACAATTAGAGCAATCCGGCGCCGTGGAATCCAGGCCGAAGCTCTCAAGAAGTTCATGATAGAGATGGGAGTCGGAATGACTGACGTAAGCATAAGCATGGAGTCTCTCTACGCCGAAAACCGCAAAATCGTGGACCCTATTGCAAATCGCTATTTCTTTGTCTGGAATCCGGTAGAACTGGAAATTACGGATGCTGAACCGACAGTTGCTAAACTTCCTCTTCACCCTACTGACCATAAAAGAGGATTCAGAGAAATTGCTGTAGGAAATAAAGTACTTGTCTGCACGGAGGATGTCGAAAAGCTGGAAGTGGGCTCTATTATCCGCTTAAAAGATTTCTGCAATATAGAGATTACTTCTCTTTCCCCACTTCAGGCAAAACTCTCAGATGTTTCTCTTGAAGCCCTTAAAAAAGCAAAGGCAAAAATCATCCACTGGGTCCCACTTGACGGAATAAATGTGAAAGTACGCGGCCCCGAAGGCGATCTTAACGGTATCGGTGAGCAGGGGATTGCAACCGAGCTTGACAACATTGTACAGTTTGAGCGCTTCGGTTTTTGCAGGATAGATACCGTAAGTGAAGAAGAAATTGTGGCTTACTTTGCCCACAAATAA
- a CDS encoding PKD domain-containing protein produces the protein MYNISTQKETQITTSGSAWGPSIYGDRIVWRDWHNGYRDDNSYEEESDVYMYDLSTHKETRITNRTIFFGYFSFGPCISGNRILYGGTYDYCIYDISTQKETHIDDMPIYQFAFFGNIIVYTSHLEGRPGKIIMYDLSTQKVTRISSSDSAFSPDIDNNIIVWADWRMGDDEDYHSEIYMYDLSTKKETQIANGSKFYYGPAISKDRIVWLGDRFYMYNLSTQEETHTNNTSISLGFDLYGDKIVWSDWENEKPNVYMGTLTSSNLPTAAFSASPTSGKAPMKVQFTDKSTGTPTKWKWDFRDGTTSTKQNPTHKYSKVGVYTVKLTVTNSAGSNTVTKADSIKVVTKPVAAFSVSPTSGRVPLNVKFTDTSTGTPTKWKWDFGDGSKSFHQNPTHKYSKAGVYTVKLTVTNAAGINTATKSKYITVTSKPVAAFSASPTSGKSPLNVKFTDKSTGSPTKWKWDFGDGTKSFHQNPTHKYSKAGKYTVTLKVTNAAGINTATKSKYITVTSKPVAAFSASPTSGRIPLNVKFTDKSTGSPTKWKWDFGDGTKSFHQNPTHKYSKAGKYTVTLKVTNAVGINTATKSKYITVTGTSQAPTADFWGWPLSGKAPLKVKFTETSKGSPTSWKWDFGDGKYSTEKSPTHTYSSAGTYTVKLTATNAAGSSTKLKWKYIKVAK, from the coding sequence ATGTACAATATCTCCACTCAGAAGGAAACTCAAATTACTACCAGTGGATCAGCATGGGGTCCTTCTATATATGGTGACAGGATAGTATGGCGGGACTGGCATAATGGGTACCGAGATGATAACTCTTACGAGGAAGAATCTGATGTATACATGTACGATCTCTCCACTCACAAAGAGACTCGGATAACCAATAGAACAATATTTTTTGGTTACTTTTCCTTCGGGCCGTGTATCTCCGGGAACAGGATACTGTATGGTGGCACATATGATTATTGCATTTATGATATCTCCACTCAGAAGGAAACTCATATCGACGATATGCCAATATATCAGTTTGCTTTTTTCGGTAACATAATAGTGTATACATCTCATCTGGAGGGACGCCCGGGTAAGATCATAATGTACGATCTCTCCACTCAGAAGGTAACTCGGATTTCCAGCAGCGATTCAGCATTCAGTCCTGATATTGACAATAACATTATAGTGTGGGCAGATTGGCGCATGGGAGATGATGAAGATTACCACTCCGAGATCTACATGTATGATCTTTCCACTAAGAAGGAAACTCAAATTGCCAACGGATCAAAATTTTATTATGGTCCTGCAATCTCCAAGGACAGGATAGTTTGGCTGGGTGACCGATTTTACATGTATAACCTCTCAACTCAAGAGGAAACTCATACTAATAATACATCAATTAGTCTAGGATTTGATTTGTATGGTGATAAGATAGTGTGGTCGGATTGGGAAAATGAAAAACCCAATGTCTACATGGGTACTCTCACCAGTTCAAACCTGCCAACTGCTGCCTTCTCTGCATCTCCAACCTCAGGAAAAGCCCCAATGAAAGTGCAGTTTACTGACAAAAGTACCGGAACACCAACGAAATGGAAATGGGATTTTAGAGACGGAACAACTTCAACCAAACAGAATCCAACGCATAAGTATTCCAAAGTAGGAGTTTATACTGTTAAACTTACAGTAACAAATTCTGCAGGCAGCAACACAGTAACAAAAGCAGATTCTATAAAAGTTGTAACAAAACCCGTTGCTGCATTTTCTGTATCTCCTACTTCCGGAAGAGTTCCATTAAACGTTAAATTTACCGACACAAGTACAGGAACACCCACTAAATGGAAATGGGATTTTGGAGATGGATCAAAGTCATTCCACCAGAATCCAACGCATAAGTATTCAAAAGCAGGAGTTTATACTGTTAAACTTACAGTAACCAATGCAGCAGGCATTAACACAGCAACAAAATCAAAGTATATAACCGTGACATCAAAACCCGTTGCTGCCTTCTCTGCATCTCCGACCTCAGGAAAATCACCATTAAACGTTAAATTTACGGATAAAAGTACCGGATCACCAACGAAATGGAAATGGGATTTCGGAGATGGAACAAAGTCATTCCACCAGAATCCAACGCATAAGTATTCAAAAGCCGGCAAATACACAGTAACCCTTAAAGTAACCAATGCGGCAGGCATCAACACAGCAACAAAATCAAAGTATATAACCGTGACATCAAAACCCGTTGCTGCCTTCTCTGCATCTCCAACCTCAGGAAGAATACCATTAAACGTTAAATTTACTGACAAAAGTACCGGATCACCAACGAAATGGAAATGGGATTTTGGAGATGGAACAAAGTCATTCCACCAGAATCCAACTCATAAGTATTCAAAAGCAGGAAAGTACACAGTAACCCTTAAAGTAACCAATGCTGTAGGCATCAACACAGCAACAAAATCAAAGTATATAACCGTGACAGGAACTTCGCAAGCTCCAACTGCAGATTTCTGGGGCTGGCCATTATCAGGAAAAGCTCCGCTAAAGGTAAAATTTACGGAGACAAGCAAAGGATCGCCAACCTCATGGAAATGGGATTTCGGAGATGGTAAATATTCAACAGAAAAGAGTCCAACACACACATATTCATCTGCCGGAACTTACACGGTTAAACTCACAGCAACAAATGCAGCAGGAAGTAGTACAAAATTAAAATGGAAATATATAAAAGTGGCAAAGTGA
- a CDS encoding PadR family transcriptional regulator: MIPSQMLKGILESCILKIISSKETYGYEISQQLKKYGFSGISEGTIYPLLLRLEKNDLIKAKYRESALGPKRKYFSITQAGEKELETFVNNWQELNHAVNQLFHGGE; the protein is encoded by the coding sequence TTGATACCATCGCAAATGCTCAAAGGAATATTGGAAAGCTGTATATTAAAAATAATTAGCAGTAAAGAAACTTACGGCTATGAAATTTCACAGCAATTGAAGAAATATGGCTTTTCAGGTATTTCAGAAGGCACGATTTATCCGCTCCTACTACGCCTTGAAAAGAACGATCTCATAAAGGCAAAATATCGTGAGTCGGCTCTTGGGCCAAAACGCAAATATTTTTCCATCACACAAGCGGGAGAAAAAGAATTGGAGACATTCGTAAATAACTGGCAAGAGCTCAATCATGCTGTAAATCAATTATTTCATGGCGGGGAATGA
- a CDS encoding fumarylacetoacetate hydrolase family protein has translation MIGRFRSGDEIFYGDIENGRVYPKGGTPAGIFDLSELRVLPPASPSKIVCVGLNYRDHAEELDMKVPENPVLFLKPPSAIIGHGDKIIYPASSSRVEHEAELAVVIGKRCKNISASKAIDVIAGYTCFNDVTARDLQQKDGQWTRAKSFDTFAAFGPYLASPGEVDITNAKIACRVNGETRQASSTSNLLFDIPYLIEFITEIMTLEVGDVIATGTPPGVGELQRGDIVEVEIQGIGTLRNEVV, from the coding sequence ATGATAGGAAGGTTCAGATCAGGAGATGAAATATTTTATGGAGATATCGAAAATGGGCGCGTGTATCCAAAAGGAGGGACTCCTGCCGGGATTTTTGACCTTTCAGAGCTTCGCGTCCTTCCTCCGGCGTCTCCCTCGAAAATTGTGTGTGTCGGCCTTAACTACCGGGATCATGCTGAAGAGCTGGACATGAAAGTCCCGGAAAACCCTGTGCTCTTTTTAAAGCCTCCGTCAGCTATTATAGGGCATGGGGACAAGATAATTTATCCGGCATCGAGCTCCAGAGTAGAACATGAAGCTGAACTCGCAGTCGTTATAGGCAAACGCTGTAAGAACATCTCAGCCTCAAAGGCCATAGATGTAATTGCAGGTTATACCTGCTTTAATGATGTGACCGCCCGTGACCTCCAGCAAAAAGATGGGCAATGGACAAGGGCAAAGAGCTTTGATACCTTTGCAGCTTTCGGGCCTTATCTTGCTTCTCCCGGCGAAGTTGATATTACGAATGCAAAGATTGCCTGCAGGGTAAATGGGGAAACCAGGCAGGCTTCCAGCACTTCAAACCTTCTTTTTGACATTCCTTATCTTATTGAATTTATCACCGAGATCATGACCCTGGAAGTAGGAGATGTCATTGCTACAGGAACTCCTCCTGGCGTTGGAGAACTTCAGCGTGGAGACATTGTGGAGGTTGAGATCCAGGGAATCGGAACACTTAGAAACGAGGTTGTCTGA